Part of the Gracilimonas sp. genome is shown below.
GAGCTTTTGAACCGTGGAATCAACCACTTCATAGTACCTTTTAACCAGATTATAGACGCGCTCAGGATCATCCCCGAGGTGAGCCAATTTTAAAGCAATAATGGAGTTAAAACCAATTCCTCCCTCACGGATGTCTTCAATTTCAATGCTGTTATCAAACATTTTTCGCTGGGCTTCGGGGATGTCATTTCCATAAACTTCCCCGAGGTTAAACTCATCAATCAGTTGATCCTGAATTTCCGTGCTTCTCAGCAAAACCAGAACTTGCTCGGCAGAAATACTGCTTCCACCCATCTGAATATCTGCCAAGCCGCTGAGTAAACCACCGCCTGAGAGGTTAATCGAATTCCCGTCTGTAACTACAAACGACACTTCTGACCGATAGGTCTTCGGCCAGGCAAAAGCTAAAATAGTGCCGATAACGGTCGCCGTCAGCACGATTATCGCTATTGTCTTCTTTCTTAAAGCCAGCGTTGTGGCTACATCTAAAATATCTACTTTTCTGTCTTCGCTCATTGTTTAATTAAACTCGGTTCCCACCACTTAATAAATATAAAATTGCCATCCGCACCGCTACTCCGTTGGTTACCTGATCCAGTATAACCGCACGGTCGCTGTCGGCGACATCACTTTCCATTTCCACTCCGCGGTTAACAGGACCGGGGTGCATGATTTTAAACTCGGGATATTTTTCCAGATGAGAAAGTTTAATTCCAAACCGCTCATGGTACTCTCTTGTGGACGGGAAAAACTCCGTACCTGATCCCTGCCGCTCCAGCTGTATGCGCAAGGCCATGGCTATGTCACACCAGGCCAGGGTTTCTTCCAGGTCGTAAGAAACCTCAACGCCCATGTCTCTTACAAATACCGGCATCAGTGTTTTCGGCCCGCATAAAACCACATCGGCTCCCAATTTTTTCAGTCCGATGATATTTGACCTCACCACCCGGCTGTGAGCGATATCCCCGATTATAGCAATTTTCTTGCCTGTCAGATCGGGGTGAATGGTTTGCATGGTGAACATATCCAGCAAAGCCTGGGTGGGATGTTCGTGAGCTCCGTCCCCGGCATTCAATATTGCTGCATCCACACACTTTGTTAGAAAGTGGGGCACTCCCGGACTCTCATGCCGAACCACAACCATATCAATCTTCATGGAGCTGATGTTGCGGATGGTATCTTTTAGCGACTCACCCTTTTTGGTGCTGGATGAACTGGTTGAGAAGTTCACCACATCTGCACCCATTCGTTTTTGGGCAAGCTCAAAAGAAAGACGGGTTCGGGTACTGTTTTCATAGAACAGGTTTACAATAGTCTTATCCCGAAGGGTTGGCACTTTAGGCACCGGGCGATCTAAAATTTCTCTGAAATATTTGGCCTGTTCCAATACATAGCGGATGTCATCTGCTGAGTAGTCGGTAAGCCCCAGCAAGTGCTTTTGTTTGAAGGGATATTCTCCGGAAGGTTTATCCATTCTCAGTTACCTCCACCTCTACTACATACACAGCATCTTCACCGTCTAACTCATTTACTTTTACTCGTACTTCTTCGTTTTCATAGGTGGGAACGTACATTCCCATATAGTCTGCGGCTACCGGCAGCTCCCGATGCCCGCGGTCAATCATACAGCAAAACTTGATGCTTCTCGGGCGTCCATAGGCCATGAGGGCATCCATTGCCGAGCGTACCGTTCGTCCCGTGTATAGCACATCATCAACCAACACAATGTCACGGTCGTATAAATCGAAGGGAATTTCGGTGACTTTAACCTCGGGCATTTTCAGTTTGGAGCGGTAATCATCCCGGTAAAAGGTTACATCCAGCACCCCAAAATCGATGGTTGTATTGAAGGATTTCCTGATTTCTTCCACGATGCGTTTCCCCATGTGGACACCGCGCGTCTGCATTCCTACTATGGCAAGGCGCCCAACATCATCATAGCCTTCCAAAAATTGATGGGCAAACCGCAGGTAAATGCGATCCAGATCTTCGGCCGTCATGATTTGTGCTTTCTTCAAGCGGGGATACCTTCTTTTTTTGAACGCTAAAGTTAGCGTTTGTATGCTGTAAATGCCAAAGGAAAGTATAGAAAGCTCAAATAGGAATATCCGCAATGAAACGCTTTCAATCGGTTACAGCGTTATGATTTAACAATTTTGAAATAAAGTGTAATGTAAAAGGATATCTAATAATACCGGTCGGCTAAAGTCACCTTTCTTTTAGCTCCTAATCTCGGTATTATTGGCACCCGAAAAATCGCTTTTAATACTTAAAAATGTATCCATGAAAATACACGAGTATCAGGCCAAAGAAATTCTTGAAAAATACAATGTCGCCGTTCCGGCCGGAATTGCAACAACTACCGTAGAAGAAACGGTTGAGGCTGCCAAAAAACTGAAAGAAGACGGAGCCTCACTTTTTGTCGTGAAGGCTCAGATCCATGCCGGTGGTCGAGGCAAAGGCCGAACCAAAAAGAATAACGCCAAAGGAGTTGTCCTCTGTAAAAGCATTGATGAGGTTAAAGAAGCAGCTGAATCTTTACTGGGTGATGTGCTCGTGACTATCCAAACCGGTGAAGAAGGGCAGCTGGTGCAGCGCCTGTACGTAACCGATGGTGTTGATATCAAATCCGAGTTCTATCTGGGTATTTTGATGGATCGCGCAGTGAGCA
Proteins encoded:
- a CDS encoding aspartate carbamoyltransferase catalytic subunit, with product MDKPSGEYPFKQKHLLGLTDYSADDIRYVLEQAKYFREILDRPVPKVPTLRDKTIVNLFYENSTRTRLSFELAQKRMGADVVNFSTSSSSTKKGESLKDTIRNISSMKIDMVVVRHESPGVPHFLTKCVDAAILNAGDGAHEHPTQALLDMFTMQTIHPDLTGKKIAIIGDIAHSRVVRSNIIGLKKLGADVVLCGPKTLMPVFVRDMGVEVSYDLEETLAWCDIAMALRIQLERQGSGTEFFPSTREYHERFGIKLSHLEKYPEFKIMHPGPVNRGVEMESDVADSDRAVILDQVTNGVAVRMAILYLLSGGNRV
- the pyrR gene encoding bifunctional pyr operon transcriptional regulator/uracil phosphoribosyltransferase PyrR, which produces MKKAQIMTAEDLDRIYLRFAHQFLEGYDDVGRLAIVGMQTRGVHMGKRIVEEIRKSFNTTIDFGVLDVTFYRDDYRSKLKMPEVKVTEIPFDLYDRDIVLVDDVLYTGRTVRSAMDALMAYGRPRSIKFCCMIDRGHRELPVAADYMGMYVPTYENEEVRVKVNELDGEDAVYVVEVEVTENG